A region of Heliangelus exortis chromosome 4, bHelExo1.hap1, whole genome shotgun sequence DNA encodes the following proteins:
- the INTS12 gene encoding integrator complex subunit 12 gives MAATVNLELDPIFLKALGFLHSKSKDSAEKLKALLDESLARGTDSSYRPSQKEIEQPKVSVSKPISSKQEPKASSSLSSGNNNGKPTASEKVKKETEKRTADKIKGDTAEGADAPKKPRLEKQEARSSPITVQTSKDLSMPDLSSFEETSADDFAMEMGLACVVCRQMTVISGNQLVECQECHNLYHQDCHKPQVTDKEVNDPRLVWYCARCTRQMKRMTQKTQKPPQKPAPAVVSVAPAVKDPLVKKPEIKLKPETPPTFLFKRTEVKTSAGISGNSASTSVSSSATSGLTGWAAFAAKTSSASPSTAKLGSAAQSASGKPAASPNNQKPVGLSGLATSKTGLGSKITSGSSSSTNPVQLKPPPPLTLGKTPLSRSVSSDNVSKVGLPSPSSATPSSSSQVSGGNGSSGTAGSSGGSTSKATAETGNQSASLKGPTSQESQLNAMKRLQMVKKKAAQKKLKK, from the exons ATGGCTGCTACAGTGAATTTGGAGCTTGATCCCATTTTTCTGAAAGCTCTGGGCTTCTTGCATTCAAAGAGTAAGGAttctgctgaaaagctgaaagcacTTCTTGATGAGTCTCTGGCCAGAGGAACTGACTCAAGCTATCGTCCATCTCAGAAG gAAATAGAGCAACCAAAAGTATCTGTGTCCAAACCTATTTCCAGTAAGCAAGAGCCTAAAGCTTCTTCTAGTTTGTCTTCTGGCAACAACAATGGCAAGCCTACTGCATCAGagaaggtgaaaaaagaaacagaaaagagaactgCTGATAAA ATAAAAGGGGATACTGCTGAAGGAGCTGATGCACCCAAGAAGCCCAGACTAGAGAAGCAAGAAGCTCGTTCCTCCCCTATTACAGTTCAGACAAGCAAGGATTTATCCATGCCTGATTTATCCAGCTTTGAGGAAACCAGTGCTGATGACTTTGCTATGGAGATGGGATTAGCCTGTGTTGTTTGCAG GCAGATGACAGTTATTTCTGGGAATCAGCTCGTGGAGTGTCAGGAGTGCCATAATCTCTACCACCAAGATTGCCACAAACCTCAGGTGACAGACAAGGAAGTGAACGATCCTCGGCTGGTGTGGTATTGTGCCCGCTGCACCAGGCAGATGAAGAGAATG ACTCAGAAGACACAAAAACCACCTCAAAAACCAGCTCCTGCAGTGGTTTCAGTTGCACCAGCTGTGAAGGACCCCTTGGTCAAGAAGCCAGAAATTAAGTTAAAACCTGAGACCCCACCAACTTTTCTGTTCAAGAGAACAGAGGTCAAG ACCTCAGCAGGAATTTCGGGGAACTCAGCCAGCACCAGTGTTTCCTCTTCAGCAACCAGTGGCCTGACAGGCTGGGCTGCTTTTGCAGCCAAAACCTCCTCTGCCAGTCCATCAACAGCCAAACTGGGATCCGCAGCACAGAGCGCCAGTGGGaaaccagcagcttctccaaatAACCAGAAACCTGTGGGTTTGTCAGGGTTGGCAACTTCCAAAACAGGGCTGGGGTCCAAAATAACTtcgggcagcagcagcagcacaaacccAGTTCAGCTGAAGCCTCCCCCACCTCTGACTCTGGGGAAAACCCCTCTGAGCCGTTCGGTGAGCAGTGACAACGTCAGCAAAGTTGGTTTGCCAAGTCCCAGCAGtgccacccccagcagcagcagtcaggtgAGTGGTGGGAATGGGAGCAGTGGGactgctgggagcagtgggggCAGCACCAGTAAAGCCACGGCTGAAACTGGTAACCAGTCAGCCTCCCTGAAAGGCCCCACCTCTCAGGAATCTCAGCTCAATGCTATGAAACGGTTACAAATGGTGAAGAAGAAGGCTGCTCAGAAGAAACTCAAGAAGTAG